The proteins below come from a single Dryobates pubescens isolate bDryPub1 chromosome 16, bDryPub1.pri, whole genome shotgun sequence genomic window:
- the LOC128897953 gene encoding protocadherin gamma-A5-like codes for MCASGKRGGLQARALLCCVLLSALEAAWGQLRYSVPEEVPKGSFVGDVAKDLRLQMTAIRDSGVRILDKGRTQYFSLHGKTGHLVTAERIDREQLCESEQQCVLRCELIVEGEMKVYGVEVTITDINDNAPSFPEPEMQLRMSETRVAGSRFPLIEAQDPDLGTNSVLSYELSGDEHFSLAEQEGPGGDRRPELVLAKALDREEAAFHDLLLRASDGGEPPRTGTARIRVVVLDANDNAPMFSQAEYTVRVAEDVPVGSVLVTVIATDPDEGINGDVKYSLKKITKKGSSTFQLDSETGSITLVQSLDFEEGESYELEVQAHDGEGLFDTARVAITVTDVNDNMPKISVSSLLSDISEDAQSGTVVALLHVQDRDSGDNGQVRCSLDTGVPFRLEKSFEDYYRVVTTRQLDREEVSEYNLTVRAADGGSPSLGSSTVLTLRVLDVNDNAPVFSEASYSARLPENNAAGALVLTVRARDADWGQNARVRYRLGEGRVRGAALSSYVSVQAETGALYALRSFDYEEVREVGLWVLAEDGGSPALSSNVSVRIVIVDENDNAPQVLYPPPAPASGSGVRGWSGVELAPRSSEPGALVAKVVAVDADAGQNAWLSYELAKATEPGLFRVGLHSGEVRTARFPLARDAARQSLVVLVKDHGRPALSATATLTVVLAESVAELLAELGSEAAAAVPGEAAGSLTRWLVLAVAAVSCLFLAFLLLLLALRLRRWRRSQLPPPAGGVLRGVPATHFVGIDGVRAFLSSYSHEVSLTADSRKSQLRLSPGSCCDTLPARPLPDEPAPLLGEDPAGARPQDVDNAPRDSVGDRSSFRLLLSGVCQWEIALRAVSDIFTADESVFECSIKATVSNIFELLWRSTKSVKALIKDETANLDARNSHSRSPAAGGCDGDVAPQGAAVDQGGVAAEPPQRPSPEGCWVSAPAGAAAAQATEARGGGGNSGVRVGTEIAALRRLVR; via the exons ATGTGCGCTTCGGGGAAGCGCGGGGGCCTGCAGGCGcgggccctgctgtgctgcgtCCTGCTGTCGGCGTTGGAAGCGGCGTGGGGGCAGCTGCGGTACTCGGTGCCCGAAGAGGTGCCCAAGGGCTCCTTCGTGGGCGATGTGGCCAAGGACCTGCGGCTGCAGATGACTGCAATCAGAGACAGTGGCGTCCGCATCTTGGACAAAGGTAGGACGCAGTATTTCTCTCTGCATGGGAAGACGGGACATTTGGTGACGGCGGAGAGGATAGATAGAGAGCAGCTGTGCGAGAGTGAGCAGCAATGCGTGCTGCGGTGCGAGCTGATAGTGGAGGGAGAAATGAAAGTGTACGGAGTGGAAGTGACAATCACTGATATTAATGACAACGCACCCAGCTTCCCAGAGCCAGAAATGCAGCTGAGAATGAGCGAGACGAGAGTCGCAGGATCTCGGTTTCCTCTGATCGAAGCTCAGGACCCGGACTTGGGAACAAATTCTGTCCTGAGCTATGAGCTGAGCGGCGACGAGCACTTCTCACTGGCCGAGCAGGAAGGCCCTGGTGGCGATCGCCGACCCGAGCTTGTGCTGGCCAAGGCACTGGACCGGGAGGAGGCGGCGTTCCATGATCTGCTGCTGAGGGCGAGTGACGGCGGAGAGCCGCCGCGGACGGGCACGGCGCGGATCCGCGTGGTTGTGCTGGACGCGAACGACAACGCGCCTATGTTCAGCCAGGCAGAGTACACTGTGCGTGTGGCTGAGGACGTGCCCGTGGGCTCTGTGCTCGTCACTGTCATTGCCACCGACCCCGACGAGGGGATTAACGGGGATGTGAAATACTCGTTGAAGAAAATCACCAAGAAAGGCTCATCGACTTTCCAGCTAGATTCTGAAACGGGATCTATCACTCTGGTGCAGAGCTTGGATTTCGAGGAAGGAGAATCGTATGAACTGGAAGTGCAGGCACACGATGGCGAGGGCCTCTTCGACACTGCGAGGGTCGCGATTACCGTTACAGACGTCAATGACAATATGCCTAAAATTTCAGTGTCATCGTTGCTGAGCGACATCTCTGAAGACGCCCAGTCAGGAACGGTGGTGGCCCTGCTGCACGTACAGGACCGGGACTCGGGAGACAACGGCCAGGTGCGGTGCTCCCTGGACACGGGAGTCCCGTTCCGGCTGGAGAAGTCGTTTGAGGATTATTACCGCGTGGTGACGACGAGGCAGCTGGACCGGGAGGAGGTGTCGGAGTACAACCTGACAGTGAGGGCGGCCGACGgcgggtcgccgtcgctggggagCAGCACGGTGCTGACCCTGCGGGTGCTGGACGTGAACGACAACGCGCCGGTGTTCAGCGAGGCGAGCTACAGCGCCCGGCTGCCCGAGAACAACGCGGCGGGCGCGCTGGTGCTGACGGTGCGGGCGCGGGACGCGGACTGGGGTCAGAACGCGCGCGTGCGGTACCGTCTGGGCGAGGGGCGGGTGCGTGGCGCGGCGCTGTCGTCGTACGTGTCGGTGCAGGCGGAGACGGGCGCGCTGTACGCGCTGCGCTCCTTCGACTACGAGGAGGTGCGCGaggtggggctgtgggtgctggcgGAGGACGGCGGCTCGCCGGCGCTGAGCAGCAACGTGTCGGTGCGGATCGTGATCGTGGACGAGAACGACAACGCCCCGCAGGTGCTGTACCCGCCACCGGCGCCCGCGTCTGGGTCCGGTGTCCGTGGCTGGTCGGGGGTGGAGCTGGCGCCGCGGTCGTCGGAGCCCGGGGCGctggtggccaaggtggtgGCGGTGGACGCGGACGCGGGGCAGAACGCGTGGCTGTCGTACGAGCTGGCCAAGGCGACGGAGCCGGGGCTGTTCCGCGTCGGGCTGCACAGCGGCGAGGTGCGCACTGCGCGCTTCCCGCTGGCCCGCGACGCTGCCCGGCAgagcctggtggtgctggtgaagGACCACGGCCGGCCGGCGCTGTCGGCCACGGCCACGCTGACCGTGGTGCTGGCCGAGAGCGTGGCCGAGCTGCTGGCCGAGCTGGGCAgtgaggcggcggcggcggtgccGGGCGAGGCGGCGGGCAGCCTGACGCGCTGGCTGGTGCTGGCCGTGGCGGCCGTCTCCTGCCTCTTCCtcgccttcctgctgctgctgctggcactgcgcCTGCGGCGCTGGCGGCGCTcgcagctgcctcctcctgcggGCGGTGTTTTACGCGGCGTGCCGGCCACGCATTTCGTGGGTATCGACGGCGTCCGCGCCTTCCTGAGCTCCTACTCACACGAGGTGTCGCTCACCGCCGATTCACGCAAGAGCCAGCTCCGCTTGTCTCCCGGTAGCTGCTGTGACACCCTTCCGGCCCGCCCGCTGCCCGACGAGCCCGCGCCGCTGCTGGGGGAGGACCCTGCCGGCGCCCGCCCGCAGGACGTCGACAATGCTCCG CGTGACAGCGTGGGAGACAGAAGCAGCTTCAGGCTGCTGTTATCTGGCGTTTG CCAGTGGGAAATTGCGTTAAGAGCAGTGTCAGACATCTTCACTGCAGATGAAAGTGTCTTTGAATGTAGCATTAAAGCCACCGTAT CGAATATATTTGAACTCCTTTGGCGTAGCACTAAATCAGTGAAGGCGCTTATAAAAGATGAGACTGCAAATCTGGATGCTCGCAACTCACATTCCCGCTCCCCGGCAGCAGGCGGCTGCGATGGCGATGTGGCGCCTCAGGGTGCCGCTGTTGACCAAGGCGGAGTAGCAGCCGAGCCGCCGCAGCGTCCCTCCCCGGAAGGCTGCTGGGTCTCAGCGCCAGCCGGAGCGGCAGCGGCGCAAGCAACAGAGGCAAGAGGCGGCGGGGGGAACAGCGGCGTCCGAGTCGGCACCGAGATCGCTGCCCTCCGGCGGCTCGTGAGATAA
- the LOC128897954 gene encoding protocadherin gamma-B5-like, whose translation MSGTQSRSLSQSLERRRAAGRLLLLPAVLLCLCRRVAPEPIHYTIPEELGTGSLVGRLARDLGLSPAELPARKLRLTSAAKRQMQYFTVSEESGELYVSERLDREEMCGKAPTCSVSFEALVHNPLNVFHVEVAIQDVNDNAPRFVQDHFQLEINELTAPGARFHLGMADDADVGSNSLQSYELETNKYFEVEVKEKQDGTKFAELVLRRALDREREQSLQLVLTALDGGDPPRSGTAQLFINVTDANDNAPVFAQDRYRVNLREDLPPGSMVLNISATDADAGSNARITYGFGKMPAKVLQKFVVDAESGIITLQEALDFEETSTFSLAIEAKDGGGLVAHCEVEVEVLDVNDNAPEITVLSVSSPVSEDAPIGTVVALVNVNDPDSGENGQVRCELSGEAPLSLVASSGGLYKVVTASVLDREQAAQHRVTLVARDRGSPPLSSQATLVLEVSDVNDNAPVFEEEVYSAYVAENNAAGASVLRVHARDADAGANGRVSYWLEGSSAGSVAPPVSVEAQSGAVYAQRSLDYEQCREFTVTVRAQDGGVPARSSTATVRIFVLDRNDNAPRVLWPAAASAAGEAPPFEVVPRSAEVGYLVAKVVAVDADAGRNAWLSYELLQAPEPALFRLGLHSGEVRTARAVSERDAAKQRLVALVKDHGQPALSATATLHVVLAESLQEALPELSERPAGADSPAELQFYLVLALALLSALFLLSLGLALLARLRRAGPPAVLRCLGAQRLSLAGAAFPADFCEGTLPYSYNLCVAPGRALTEATWLPPPLPSLPAEELLGGESCVKPSPNISARAGDPSSASDAPQVEKNPIAVIHFTVLRTDEYRGMVSPPAVWLQFREEAASAAVDRAGARGSRSAAGSPVRCGPTRSLACSESERSVSVPAVRSRAAASQRG comes from the exons ATGTCGGGAACACAGAGCCGGAGTCTGAGCCAGAGCCTGGAGCGGCGGCGAGCAGCCGGgcgactgctgctgctgcccgctGTGCTGCTATGCCTGTGCCGCCGGGTAGCACCGGAGCCGATCCACTACACCATCCcggaggagctgggcacaggttCGCTGGTGGGGCGGCTGgcgagggacctggggctgagcCCGGCAGAGCTGCCGGCACGCAAGCTACGGCTGACGTCTGCCGCTAAAAGACAGATGCAGTACTTCACCGTGAGCGAGGAGAGCGGAGAGCTGTATGTGAGCGAGAGGCTGGACCGGGAGGAGATGTGTGGCAAGGCACCGACCTGTTCCGTCAGCTTCGAGGCGCTGGTGCACAACCCGCTCAACGTTTTCCATGTGGAGGTGGCCATCCAGGACGTCAATGATAATGCGCCGCGCTTCGTCCAAGACCATTTCCAGCTGGAAATCAACGAGTTGACTGCTCCCGGTGCCCGCTTTCACTTGGGCATGGCAGATGACGCAGACGTGGGCAGCAATTCCCTGCAGAGCTACGAGCTGGAGACCAACAAATACTTTGAGGTGGAGGTGAAGGAGAAACAGGACGGCACTAAGTTCGCGGAGCTGGTGCTGCGCCGAGCGCTGGAccgggagagagagcagagcctgcagctggtaCTGACGGCCCTAGATGGCGGCGACCCGCCCCGCAGCGGCACCGCCCAGCTCTTTATCAACGTCACCGACGCCAACGACAACGCCCCCGTGTTCGCGCAGGACCGGTACCGAGTGAACCTGCGCGAGGACTTGCCGCCGGGCTCGATGGTATTGAACATCTCGGCCACCGACGCTGATGCAGGAAGTAACGCCCGGATCACCTACGGCTTCGGGAAAATGCCAGCCAAGGTGCTTCAGAAGTTTGTAGTGGACGCAGAGAGCGGGATCATCACTTTGCAGGAAGCGCTGGACTTCGAGGAGACGAGCACGTTTAGCTTGGCCATTGAAGCAAAGGACGGGGGCGGACTGGTGGCACACTGTGAAGTagaggtggaggtgctggatgtGAACGACAATGCACCCGAAATCACCGTGCTGTCCGTTTCGAGTCCAGTTTCTGAGGATGCTCCGATCGGAACGGTGGTGGCGCTGGTGAACGTGAACGACCCGGACTCAGGGGAGAATGGTCAGGTGCGGTGCGAGCTGTCGGGAGAGGCGCCGCTGTCGCTGGTGGCATCGTCGGGCGGTTTATACAAGGTAGTGACGGCGAGCGTGCTGGAccgggagcaggcagcccagcatcGGGTGACGctggtggccagggacaggGGCAGCCCACCGCTGTCGAGCCAAGCGAcgctggtgctggaggtgtcGGACGTGAACGACAACGCGCCGGTGTTCGAGGAGGAGGTGTACAGCGCCTACGTGGCCGAGAACAACGCAGCGGGAGCGTCGGTGCTGCGCGTGCACGCACGGGACGCGGACGCGGGTGCCAACGGGCGCGTCAGctactggctggagggcagcagcgcGGGCTCGGTAGCGCCGCCGGTGTCGGTGGAGGCGCAGAGCGGCGCGGTGTACGCGCAGCGCTCCTTGGACTACGAGCAGTGCCGCGAGTTCACGGTGACGGTGCGGGCGCAGGACGGCGGGGTGCCGGCGCGCAGCTCGACGGCCACGGTGCGCATCTTCGTGCTGGACCGCAACGACAACGCGCCGCGGGTGCTGTGGCCGGCGGCAGCGTCGGCAGCAGGCGAGGCGCCGCCCTTCGAGGTGGTGCCGCGCTCGGCCGAGGTGGGCTAcctggtggccaaggtggtgGCGGTGGACGCGGACGCGGGGCGCAACGCCTGGCTGTCGTACGAGCTGCTGCAGGCGCCGGAGCCGGCGCTCTTCCGCCTGGGGCTGCACAGCGGCGAGGTGCGCACGGCGCGGGCCGTGTCGGAGCGCGACGCGGCCAAGCAGCGCCTGGTGGCGCTGGTGAAGGACCACGGGCAGCCGGCGCTGTCGGCCACGGCCACGCTGCACGTGGTGCTGGCCGAGAGCTTGCAGGAGGCGCTGCCGGAGCTGAGCGAGCGGCCGGCGGGCGCCGACTCGCCGGCCGAGCTGCAGTTCTACCTGGTGCTGGCGCTGGCTCTGCTCTCGGCGCtcttcctgctcagcctggggctggccctgctggcgcGGCTGCGGAGGGCCGGGCCGCCCGCCGTCCTGCGCTGCCTGGGCGCGCAGCGCTTGTCTCTGGCGGGCGCCGCCTTCCCGGCCGACTTCTGCGAGGGGACCTTGCCCTACTCCTACAACCTGTGCGTGGCTCCGGGACGCGCCCTGACCGAGGCCACCTGGCTGCCGCCACCGCTACCTAGCCTGCccgcagaggagctgctgggtggtgAGTCCTGCGTGAAGCCGAGCCCGAACATCAGCGCTCGCGCCGGTGACCCGTCTTCTGCCTCCGATGCACCACAGGTCG AGAAGAATCCCATTGCTGTCATCCATTTCACAGTGCTGAGAACAGACGAGTATCGGGGGATGGTCTCACCCCC CGCCGTGTGGCTGCAGTTCCGGGAGGAGGCTGCGAGCGCCGCTGTTGACCGAGCAGGAGCCAGAGGAAGCCGGAGCGCGGCAGGCAGCCCCGTCCGCTGCGGCCCGACTCGCTCGCTGGCTTGCTCGGAGTCGGAGCGATCTGTGAGCGTCCCCGCGGTGCGGAGCCGAGCTGCAGCGAGCCAGAGGGGCTAG
- the LOC128897955 gene encoding protocadherin gamma-A10-like: MCASERRWGRRARTLLCCVLLSVWESTWGQLRYSVPEEMPKGSFVGDVAKDLGLKMAVMRLIERGRTQYFSLHGMTGHLVTAERIDREQLCRLLEKCVLRCELIVEGEMQVYEIEVEITDVNDNAPSFREPEMQLRMSELTALGSRFPLRDAQDPDSGPNSLKSYELSGDEHFSLAVQADHGVDRRPELVLAKTLDREEAAFHELLLKARDGGEPSRTGTARIRVVVLDANDNAPVFSAAEYTVGVPEDVPVGSTLVVVTATDIDEGINSHVKYSFHKISDGASELFHLDDDTGEISLKKEIDFEEDSIHELEIQAHDGGELSDTTKVVITVTDVNDNTPELTVTSQLSEISEDAPSGTVVALLHVQDRDSGANGQVRCSLDAGVPFRLQSSRGSYYSVVTTRQLDREEVSEYNVTVRAADGGSPSLWSSTVLTLRVLDVNDNAPVFSEASYSARLPENNAAGALVLTVRARDADWGQNARVRYRLGEGRVRGAALSSYVSVQAETGALYALRSFDYEEVREVGLWVLAEDGGSPALSSNVSVRIVIVDENDNAPQVLYPPAAGVSGAGVRGWSGVELAPRSSEPGALVAKVVAVDADAGQNAWLSYELAKATEPGLFRVGLHSGEVRTARFPLARDAARQSLVVLVKDHGRPALSATATLTVVLAESVAELLAELGSEAAAAVPGEAAGSLTRWLVLAVAAVSCLFLAFLLLLIALRLRRWRRSQLPPPAGGVLRGVPATHFVGIDGVRAFLSSYSQEVSLTADSRKSQLRLSPGSCCDTLPARPLPDEHALGEDTACTHPPEADAAPVLCDDGSACQSVWEAVVTGCVCPEFG, from the exons ATGTGTGCTTCGGAGAGGCGCTGGGGCCGGCGGGCGCGGACTCTGCTGTGCTGCGTCCTGCTGTCGGTGTGGGAGTCGACATGGGGACAGCTGCGTTACTCGGTACCCGAGGAGATGCCCAAGGGCTCCTTCGTAGGGGACGTGGCCAAAGATCTGGGGCTGAAGATGGCGGTGATGCGCCTCATAGAGCGAGGTAGGACGCAGTATTTCTCTCTTCACGGGATGACGGGACATTTAGTGACGGCGGAGAGGATAgacagagagcagctgtgccGGCTGCTGGAGAAATGTGTGCTGCGGTGTGAGCTGATTGTGGAAGGAGAAATGCAGGTTTATGAAATCGAAGTAGAGATCACGGACGTTAACGACAACGCTCCCAGCTTTCGAGAGCCAGAAATGCAACTAAGAATGAGCGAGCTGACAGCGCTGGGCTCGCGGTTTCCCCTCCGAGATGCACAGGATCCGGACTCGGGGCCAAATTCCCTGAAGAGCTATGAGCTGAGCGGTGACGAGCACTTCtcgctggcagtgcaggccgaCCACGGCGTAGATCGGCGTCCCGAGCTGGTGCTAGCCAAGACGCTAGACCGGGAGGAGGCGGCGTTTCACGAGCTGTTGCTGAAGGCGAGGGACGGCGGTGAGCCATCGAGGACGGGCACAGCACGGATCCGCGTGGTAGTGCTTGATGCAAACGACAACGCGCCCGTGTTCAGCGCTGCAGAGTACACCGTGGGTGTACCCGAGGACGTCCCCGTGGGCTCCACCCTCGTCGTCGTCACGGCCACTGATATCGACGAGGGGATAAACAGCCACGTGAAATACAGTTTCCATAAAATTTCAGACGGAGCTTCGGAACTTTTCCACCTTGACGACGATACAGGAGAAATATCTCTTAAGAAGGAAATTGACTTTGAGGAAGACTCCATACATGAGCTCGAGATACAGGCACATGACGGAGGAGAGCTTTCTGACACTACGAAAGTGGTGATTACAGTGACAGACGTCAATGACAACACACCCGAATTGACAGTGACTTCACAGCTGAGCGAGATCTCTGAGGACGCCCCTTCGGGGACGGTGGTGGCCTTGCTGCATGTGCAGGACCGGGACTCAGGAGCAAACGGCCAGGTGCGGTGCTCCCTGGACGCGGGAGTCCCGTTCCGACTGCAGAGCTCTCGAGGCAGCTATTACAGTGTGGTGACGACGAGGCAGCTGGACCGGGAGGAGGTGTCGGAGTACAATGTCACGGTGAGGGCGGCCGACGGCGGGTCGCCGTCGCTATGGAGCAGCACCGTGCTGACCCTGCGGGTGCTGGACGTGAACGACAACGCGCCGGTGTTCAGCGAGGCGAGCTACAGCGCCCGGCTGCCCGAGAACAACGCGGCGGGCGCGCTGGTGCTGACGGTGCGGGCGCGGGACGCGGACTGGGGTCAGAACGCGCGCGTGCGGTACCGTCTGGGCGAGGGGCGGGTGCGTGGCGCGGCGCTGTCGTCGTACGTGTCGGTGCAGGCGGAGACGGGCGCGCTGTACGCGCTGCGCTCCTTCGACTACGAGGAGGTGCGCGaggtggggctgtgggtgctggcgGAGGACGGCGGCTCGCCGGCGCTGAGCAGCAACGTGTCGGTGCGGATCGTGATCGTGGACGAGAACGACAACGCCCCGCAGGTGCTGTACCCGCCTGCGGCGGGCGTGTCCGGGGCCGGTGTCCGTGGCTGGTCGGGGGTGGAGCTGGCACCGCGGTCGTCGGAGCCCGGGGCGctggtggccaaggtggtgGCGGTGGACGCGGACGCGGGGCAGAACGCGTGGCTGTCGTACGAGCTGGCCAAGGCGACGGAGCCGGGGCTGTTCCGCGTCGGGCTGCACAGCGGCGAGGTGCGCACTGCGCGCTTCCCGCTGGCCCGCGACGCTGCCCGGCAgagcctggtggtgctggtgaagGACCACGGCCGGCCGGCGCTGTCGGCCACGGCCACGCTGACCGTGGTGCTGGCCGAGAGCGTGGCCGAGCTGCTGGCCGAGCTGGGCAGTGAGGCAGCGGCGGCGGTGCCGGGCGAGGCGGCGGGCAGCCTGACGCGCTGGCTGGTGCTGGCCGTGGCGGCCGTCTCCTGCCTCTTCCTCGccttcttgctgctgctaataGCACTGCGCCTGCGGCGCTGGCGGCGCTCGCAGCTGCCTCCTCCGGCGGGCGGTGTTTTACGCGGCGTTCCAGCCACGCACTTTGTGGGCATCGACGGCGTCCGCGCCTTCCTGAGCTCCTACTCACAGGAGGTGTCTCTCACTGCCGACTCACGCAAGAGCCAGCTTCGCTTGTCACCCGGTAGCTGCTGCGACACCCTTCCGGCCCGCCCTCTGCCTGACGAGCACGCGCTCGGTGAGGACACTGCCTGCACCCACCCACCCGAAGCCGACGCTGCCCCG GTGTTGTGCGATGATGGCTCAGCGTGTCAGTCAGTGTGGGAAGCAGTAGTGACCGGCTGCGTTTGCCCGGAGTTTGGTTAG
- the LOC128897956 gene encoding protocadherin gamma-B5-like — MAKRQSPILEQRQSAGGVLLLPAVLLSLCCQAAPERIRYTIPEELARGSMVGPLARDLGLSPAELPARKLRLTSAAKKQLQYFTVSAESGELYVNERLDREKMCGKELTCSVSFEAVVHNPLNVFHVEVAIQDVNDNAPRFLRDSFQLEINEFTSPGTRFAVRGAEDADVGSNSLQGYELETNKYFEVEMKDSEDGSKFAELVLRRALDRESEQSLRLVLTALDGGDPPRSGTAQLFINVTDANDNAPVFAQDRYRVSLREDAPLGSLVLNVSATDADAGSNGRITYGFGDMPAKVLEKFMVNTESGIITLQEALDFEDTRSYMLLVEARDGGGLVAHCKVEVEVLDVNDNAPEITMLSVSSPVPEDAPIGTVVALVNVNDPDSGENGQVQCQLSGEAPLSLVASSGGLYKVVTASALDREQAAEHRVTLVARDRGSPALSSQAELVLEVSDVNDNAPVFEEEVYSAYVAENNAAGASVLRVHARDADAGANGRVSYWLESGSAGSVAPPVSVEAQSGAVYAQRSLDYEQCREFTVTVRAQDGGVPARSSTATVRIFVLDRNDNAPRVLWPAAASAAGEAPPFEVVPRSAEVGYLVAKVVAVDADAGRNAWLSYELVQAPEPALFRLGLHSGEVRTARAVSERDAAKQRLVALVKDHGQPALSATATLHVVLAESLQEALPELSERPAGADSPAELQFYLVLALALLSALFLLSLGLALLARLRRAGPPAVLRCLGAQRLSLAGAAFPADFCEGTLPYSYNLCVAPGRALTAATWLPPPVPAEDLLGGESCVNSTAVAGDLPTDPAVSQVAPCGCSPGSRLRAPLLTEQEPEEAGALQAAPPAAARLARWLSLESERPASVPAVRSRAAASQTGLW; from the exons ATGGCAAAGAGGCAGAGCCCGATCCTGGAGCAGCGGCAGTCAGCTGGGGGAGTGCTACTGCTGccggctgtgctgctgagcttgtGCTGCCAGGCGGCGCCGGAGCGGATCCGCTACACGATTCCCGAGGAGCTGGCCAGAGGCTCAATGGTGGGGCCGCTGGCGCGGGACCTGGGACTGAGCCCGGCAGAGCTGCCGGCGCGCAAACTGCGGCTTACGTCTGCCGCTAAAAAACAGCTGCAATACTTCACTGTGAGCGCGGAGAGTGGAGAGCTGTACGTAAACGAGAGGCTGGACCGGGAGAAGATGTGCGGCAAGGAGCTGACCTGCTCTGTCAGCTTCGAGGCGGTTGTGCACAACCCACTCAACGTTTTCCATGTCGAGGTGGCCATCCAGGACGTCAACGACAATGCCCCGCGATTCCTGCGAGACAGTTTCCAGCTGGAAATCAACGAGTTCACTTCTCCTGGTACCCGCTTTGCCGTGCGAGGCGCCGAGGACGCGGACGTGGGcagcaactccctgcagggctaCGAGCTGGAGACCAACAAGTACTTTGAGGTAGAGATGAAGGACAGCGAGGACGGCAGCAAGTTCGCGGAGCTGGTGCTGCGCCGAGCGCTAGACCGAGAGAGCGAGCAGAGCCTGCGGCTGGTGCTGACGGCGCTGGACGGCGGCGATCCGCCCCGCAGCGGCACTGCCCAGCTTTTTATCAACGTCACTGACGCCAACGACAACGCCCCCGTGTTCGCGCAGGACCGGTACCGAGTGAGCCTGCGCGAGGATGCGCCTCTGGGTTCTTTGGTGCTGAACGTCTCGGCGACTGACGCTGATGCTGGAAGTAACGGCCGGATCACCTACGGCTTCGGGGACATGCCAGCTAAAGTGCTTGAGAAGTTCATGGTAAACACGGAGAGCGGGATCATCACTTTGCAGGAAGCTCTGGACTTCGAGGACACGAGAAGCTAtatgctgctggtggaggcgAGGGACGGGGGCGGTCTGGTGGCACATTGcaaggtggaggtggaggtgctggacgTAAATGACAACGCGCCCGAAATCACCATGCTGTCCGTTTCGAGCCCGGTGCCTGAGGACGCTCCGATCGGAACGGTGGTGGCTCTGGTGAACGTGAATGATCCGGACTCCGGGGAGAACGGTCAGGTGCAGTGCCAGCTGTCGGGAGAGGCGCCGCTGTCGCTCGTGGCGTCCTCGGGCGGCTTGTACAAGGTAGTGACGGCGAGCGCACTGGACCGCGAGCAGGCAGCCGAGCACAGAGTGACGCTGGTGGCCAGGGACCGGGGCAGCCCAGCGCTGTCGAGCCAAGcggagctggtgctggaggtgtcGGACGTGAACGACAACGCGCCGGTGTTCGAGGAGGAGGTGTACAGCGCCTACGTGGCCGAGAACAACGCGGCGGGAGCGTCGGTGCTGCGCGTGCACGCACGGGACGCGGACGCGGGTGCCAACGGGCGCGTCAGCtactggctggagagcggcaGCGCGGGCTCGGTAGCGCCGCCGGTGTCGGTGGAGGCGCAGAGCGGCGCGGTGTACGCGCAGCGCTCCTTGGACTACGAGCAGTGCCGCGAGTTCACGGTGACGGTGCGGGCGCAGGACGGCGGGGTGCCGGCGCGCAGCTCGACGGCCACGGTGCGCATCTTCGTGCTGGACCGCAACGACAACGCGCCGCGGGTGCTGTGGCCGGCGGCAGCGTCGGCAGCAGGCGAGGCGCCGCCCTTCGAGGTGGTGCCGCGCTCGGCCGAGGTGGGCTAcctggtggccaaggtggtgGCGGTGGACGCGGACGCGGGGCGCAACGCCTGGCTGTCGTACGAGCTGGTGCAGGCGCCGGAGCCGGCGCTGTTCCGCCTGGGGCTGCACAGCGGCGAGGTGCGCACGGCGCGGGCCGTGTCGGAGCGCGACGCGGCCAAGCAGCGCCTGGTGGCGCTGGTGAAGGACCACGGGCAGCCGGCGCTGTCGGCCACGGCCACGCTGCACGTGGTGCTGGCCGAGAGCTTGCAGGAGGCGCTGCCGGAGCTGAGCGAGCGGCCGGCGGGCGCCGACTCGCCGGCCGAGCTGCAGTTCTACCTGGTGCTGGCGCTGGCTCTGCTCTCGGCGCtcttcctgctcagcctggggctggccctgctggcgcGGCTGCGGAGGGCCGGGCCGCCCGCCGTCCTGCGCTGCCTGGGCGCGCAGCGCTTGTCTCTGGCGGGCGCCGCCTTCCCGGCCGACTTCTGCGAGGGCACCTTGCCCTACTCCTACAACCTGTGCGTGGCTCCGGGCCGCGCCCTGACCGCGGCCACTTGGTTGCCGCCGCCGGTGCCCGCGGAGGATCTACTGGGCGGGGAGTCCTGCGTGAACAGCACCGCCGTCGCGGGAGACCTTCCCACCGACCCCGCCGTGTCGCAGGTTG CGCCGTGTGGCTGCAGTCCCGGCAGCAGGCTGCGGGCGCCGCTGTTGACCGAGCAGGAGCCAGAGGAAGCCGGAGCGCTGCAGGCAGCCCCGCCCGCTGCGGCCCGGCTCGCTCGCTGGCTGTCTCTTGAGTCGGAGCGACCGGCAAGCGTCCCCGCGGTGCGGAGCCGAGCTGCAGCGAGCCAGACGGGCTTGTGGTAG